The nucleotide sequence GTGAGACTTGTAATCATGGGGGACATGAAAGAATGTCGTTTGGAAGGAGATAATTTCGCAGCTGAGGTTGAGACGGAAAGTGATGGTTTGTCTGAAGTACTTGGTCTTCTCTCGAATATCGAATTTGAAGGTTTATTCGGTAGTTCGGTAATTTGcgattgtggttgtgattgtgatcTCTCGAGGGAAGACGAGAGTTCATCAGCGCTACCACTGTTACTAAGACTGCCACTACCACCACTAGCCCCagcatcatcgtcatcgttaTTATTAATCGCGTTCATGTTGTCGTTCTGTCGATGGTGATTTCGATGGATATGTACCGGTGAATGTTGACGAATGCAAATTCGAATGCGTTGAGAAAGAGGAACCTTGTCCGTTACCACTCTAGGTGTATGATTTGAGTGTCGCAAGATACCCATAACAGGAATCCCCTCAAGGAATTCGATTTATCTGGTATGAcgtataatatatttttggaaaagagGCGTGGACTTTATTCTGATTTCGTTGGATAATAGTGCTTCAAGATCCGAGCGAGTCTGAGAGCAGATGCAGCAAGGTTGAGCGGTCCAAAATtagatatgtatgtgtgcCGGTAGGTGAGACTGGCAGGTATGGAAGTATAATACAGTTGAGATTGTAGAAGGGAGTCGAAGTACAATAGAATAGTACTTCTAGAGATtataaagagagagaagcaaagtgaagagaagaggagaggagaggagagaagtcAGAGTATAAGGTATATGCTCCGGTAAAGTGTCAGAAGTTCCTTTGACCAACAGATCGACTAAACATGAGACCTTTGGAGATATCGAAATGGGAAGATTTCCTAGGTCAAACGTTCCCACCTAGGtataatgaagatattgatataaaattaCGATAAATcatctttattattcataGTCATGCCAGAGTCAGAGTTAGAGTCATATGACATAAACTTTCGACTTTGCAGCATTCGGTTGTTTAGGAGTGAAAGAAAGGACCCAGAATATGTATGCTGTTGCACATCGTCGATATTatgtggtggtggagaaaaGATGAGAAACGGGTTGTCGGATACACACATAACcttacacatacacatacacatacacatacacgGCTTAACACCGATTGTGAGGACGAGAATCTGGGGTTAGGATAGGATCACTTCCCACTAACTAAGTAATTTGGTTCGGGCTCCATATCGCCCGTATAGACGTATAGAATGGTGCATCCTCATAATTGAAGACGACGGGGCAAattgggtggatgggtggatagGTGGATGGATTGTTCAACGGTACCGAATCGATGGAGCTACTCTGCTTTCATACCATAACTCCGTTTCAACGTACATAGTAGAATGGGATCATTAGACTTAAACCCCAGTTTGACCTTTGTTTCTTGGAAGTTTGAAGCTTGAAGCTTGACGTTCGTACTGTCAACTACGtagtatctatctattccaAGACTGGATTGGGTGTATTCCATCTCACTCGCATCACGGCTCACGGCTCACTTCATCGCAGGATTGATATCCTCCTATTCGATTCCATCGACATATCATATAATAACCCCAACCTATATCACCACACATCCCTACTTTCCAGATCGTTTCAGATCCTTCCATTGCATGCACCTTCCCAAAACAATAGAGAGATAAGCTTTTTCGCTGCCTGCAATAAGCTGTTGAAGATCCTCAGGATCTCATTGACCCTTCAAGGCTTCAGCAAATAACAAATCTATCGAGGGGGTTTCAAGCATTCCAAGCATTCCCCAAAGCTAATCCTCACTTCAGGTCTCAATGTTAGAGACCATAAACGCTACCAACCGTATCAACATTCCAGGTTCAATCTTGATACCTACTTCACTTCCTATTTCATCCTTGGTACACATCCCCCCAAGCTTCCCACACCATCCAAgcccctcctctccctcattCCAAATTTTTCCAATCCCCTGTACAAAACCCCTCTTCATACCGTAGGGAGTAAGAAAATTTCATCTCTAGCgccccatctcatccattcaGCCCCATCCTCGGAAATCAGTTTTTGCGAATCCGTGATAGATTGATTCCCCATTATGATTAATCCCTACGTGCCTACTAGGTCTTTAGCTCACAGAAATAGAgtttcccaatctccaaaaaCGTCCGAGTGATCTCCGTTTTGCTTCCCAAGATTGCTCGGTAGCTAAGCGATGTCTAACGATTTTGTACTTTGCTCCGAGATGTTAATCAAGTACCGGGAACTCCTGTGATTGCCATCAGACTCAAAGCTTGGAATGGAGTTATTGGAAATATTTGAAGTACCGATAAAATCGGCATTAGGACAAAAGATAGTTTAAAAATGATATCATCCGAGACCTTCAAGATACGTGCGTCGTAATCTCAATCAGAATTTCATCATTGttgagatatcaaaaatgcTAGAAGTGCTGGCAGGAAATCCAAGTTTACCTTGCTTACTAGTTGAGggcaatcaaaatattatgtAAGTAGCGTTAATGATATAAATGTATTTTGATAGCTTCGGAGTTAACCTATACTTGTGCTGTACTTGAGTACGCCGAGGTAAAATAACCTCATGTGTAGTCCGGCATCGACCGGTATTGAACCAAGCTTCCACCCAATGCCATCGAACCCTTCGAACCCGCCGGATCCAATTCAAACGCCACGCTATGCATACAAAGTAACAAATACAGTATCCCAGCACCCGTCACCTAGCCCTACAACATGGAACCTTGATTTCACTCTTCCTCCTAAAATTCCCCTTGGTAGCCAACTCATACCATAACCAATCCACCCATATTATTCTCTCTCGTCCCTTCACTGCTATCCCTCCCACTTTTACTTTTACTTGTACGCATATAGGGTTGAGGTATCAATATAGCCTTAGTCGGAGTATATCTCGTTTCCTTTTTTTGCTTAGTATCTTCGTCCCCATCTGAGCCTTCTGAAGCGGTGGTTTCTCGGTCATCATGACTTTCGTTGTTCTTAAACTGCATTTCTGCGTCTGATAAATTGGAAGCTGATGAAGATCTGGATATAACGATGCCTGTATCATCAATCTCAGGGGAAGGGGTAATCATGTCTGAGTTTGAGATCGCCTTATGGGATATGAGAGGAGTGATTCCGGGTTGGGAGCCGCACGCCGATTTTTCTATGCCTGCATCTTGCATTGATATGTCGGCAACGGGGTCTATGGGTGATAGATGAACAGCAGGTTCTATCTGATCATAAAAGAGCATAAATACCCCTCCTTGCGCCAAGACATTATCTTCACTGACTTTCATGACATGCTCATCACTTAACCGCCACCACTGATCTTGTTTGTTGCCATTCTCATCGGTTTTGTTTTCCGAAACTGGATGTTTTCGGTAGCAAACATAGTGACCGTTATCATGCCTTCCAGAGTGTGTAACAACTGCCCGTAATTCGTATACTGGTCCCTGTATCCGAGAATTCTTTTGTGTTCCCGCAACCATAGAGTCATATGGAGCTAAGAGCCATTCTTCGCTATCATGCTCTTCATTGTTGCGCCCAGCACTACCTAGACAGTATGGGCCAAGATCGAGATGTTTGGGAAAGCGGATAGCGGCTGTTTTCTTACTCAACTCTCCATCAAGCCCGTAAGTGCTTCGATTAAGGTGAATGGCTAAAGATTTTGGAGGTCGAGCAATaatatcttgttttgatttggtaACAGTCACCCAATTTTCTGTAGGTATTTTACACTTATCCTTAAGTGTCTTTTCGGcaaaatcatcattttctAGTGCTTCAGTGACGGCCCGTAGTCGTTCGGATGCATTTATGCGAATCCGATTGTCTTCCGGTTCGGCCTCAAGTCGTTCCATTAAAGTAGAAAGTAAATGCTGACTTTTCTGTAACGTACATCTCTCACAGTACACACCATTGACAAATTCTAGCTTTGTACCTTCGTGAAGCAATTGAGAGAGGTCATATTCCCAGCCTTCCCCAACAATCAAAGGCTGACAAAGAGAAGGCGTGGTTTTCAAGCCTTCGGAATAACCACATTTTGTGCACACAACCCTGGTAGCGGTAAGTCCAGTCAAAGGATTCGGTGACAAGGCCTGAGTGTGAGATGGCTCTTGACTCGAATTTTGCAAATTATTGAGCTGTTCCAATCCCGATACCCCGCCTGACTTTGTCGCTGTTCCATATTCTTTGTCTATTGCGCCGAGAAGACCCGAAAAGTATTCTTGCGCATCTTGTTGCTGCCAACTACTCATATTTTTCAATGCTGCCGGCGTCCAGATCCTCCTCCCATTATTTGATTTGTCCTTTAGAGTAGCAATCAACTCCTTCAAAGCATTGGCCATTTTGATCTCTTCGGATTTCGAACCCTCCTGTCGTAGAGCTCCATCATTTTGAAAACTTTCTAGGAAGTCTGGCAGTGAGTCTAATGATGCTAGTCCTTGTAAGATGCTGTTTTGATAGCAGGAATTGTCCCAATTGCCTAATCCCGCGGGCGTTTCATCGTCCCCCGCAACCCCCAAACTACCGATGAGGGGAAGAGTCGATAGTCTTCTCCTCCCAGCACTCGCAACGGAATCTATAATCCCACCCGGAGTGTCCAAGCCAAATAGTCGGCGCATCATCTCGCTTTTTTGCGCATGTGTGCGCGGGTATGTCATTGTGTCGGGATTCCGTATTGGTAGAGGGTTTGAGCAATGGTCGGCGAAATCGAGCAATGAAGAAGGCGTTATGTAAACTAGAGCGTTCCAAGCCAATTGCGAGGGAGGTAGGAGGTCATAATCGAGATTGATGAGCCCTTGATAGACTAATGCGATGACAATAGCTGATATCGACAAGATGGTTCCTATTCCAATACGCTCTTTCTGATGTAACCCTTCAGTATAATCTTGATGATAATCATCTGCTGTAAACTGATCTCTGTCGAAGAGATCATACGTTTTGCGGGCTTGAGGATTCATGCTTGGGTGAGTGAATCaaggtggatggatgatggtaTGGAGTGATTGAAGTTTCCGTTGAAAGATTGTAGACGGAGAATGCGAAGGCAAAGGCAAAGGCGAAGGCGAATGCGACCAAGTTCGAATTATCACATTAAGGCGGACGTGGATGATTAAGTAGCATTACTAGATAGCTATTTAATTCTGGAGTCAGGAGTCAGGAGTCAGCACTTAGAACTCAGAATCAGAAGTCATGGTATGGTATTCAAGGAAgtaaaagtttgtaaagattttgaggattaTGTTGTTGTGCCGTAGGAACTCCATGTGGTTGGTGGTGCGCCCATGCATGGTAAACATTTCGGGAGGCTAGGTGAGAGGCTAGGTGAGAGGCTAGAAAGGTACttactaataataagtagGTTTTTACCAGGCAAGCTAgcaataagaagaagaacaacaagTTCACCAGGTGGCTGATCCGTTCTCCAAGTGTGTGCTCAGCAACCATGTGAGTACGAAATACACTGCCTCGAGACTGCACACATTACACTGTACACCTTGCGTGCCTGTGTCGATGTAGTTTAGTGTTGTGTCTAGGAAGTCTTTAGTGGACAAGGGAGCGTGGGATCCCTAGCAGCTACTGAGTAATTACCCCACAAcgaaataattaatatctGCAGATTCaaagattcaaagaaaaagaaaaagaaaagagagaaacaagaaacaagacgaacaagagaaaaaaagtaaaaaatcCCCCAAGAACTATCTTTATTGTCTATCTATCACAATGGGTAAAACTGCGCCTCTGAAGAATAAGGCTTGTAAGTGAAACGTGAATTCCTTTCTTCCCAATCACACCCCAGGGACTAACAAATCTACCAGCGACCTCAGTACGTTCTCGCGCAGCAAAACGTGCATCATCTCCAAGTATCGACACCGATAAGTCTCTCAAAAATGTCAAGGCTCCAGCAGAAACAGTGTACAACCCACAAATTCTCTCTCCACATCAAGGTGCCGGTgtgtcgaagaagaagggcGGAAGACAGTTGAGCTCAAAGGCAAAGAAACGGCAAAACAAGGGAATGGATCGCGCAGAAGCTGTAATGGATAGAACCTCCACGAAAGTCGAGAAGAGCAAATACCGAGGAAGAAATGTGCAAGAAAGAGCAAAGACGTGGGAAGCTTTAAACAAGAAGGCACAGGAAGCTGTTCAAGCAGCAATGGACAAGGAGAACGAGGTTtctgaggaggaggaggatgtcGACGTCGAGGATGATCAATCGCaaggagaaattgagatggatgatacTTCAGCTGCGCCTGCTGCGCTCCAATCAGCTCCATTACCTACACCAgtggaggatgaggaagagattcTATGAATCTAAGAGGGAAATCTTATATTTGCACGGCGAACTGGCGTACCAAAGGAAGGGCAAAGGATTTTTCACGTTCAATATTATGACTTTGATACCAATAAATCATGAAGAGCTGATTTGATAGGAATGTGGGACAATCAGACTCCAATCAAGTACTGAGAGTAGAAATTGTGTCGGGTGGTAGCATGATGTAGCTGCAGAGCTCTGAATGGTGCAAAGGAAGCAATTCAGACATGTCATTTTGCGGTTTGTGGACGTCTACAGTATGAGCACACAATCTATCTAGGTATGCACTTAGGCTTTGACTACTGCAATGTCAAATGTAAGACGCAGGTTTCCTCATGAATTGTGTCATCTTATAGTATTTGGCTTTCAAGAACATGTCTGAAAAGTTAACAATATTTCACTGCCGACTGATCAACCTTGATATGAAATTTTACGataaataagattttgataagTCCACCAGGTCACTGCAATTCCCACCTCCCCTTATCTTAGCGTATAATTCTGGTCCCATGAATTCTTTTGCAGGGGTAAGTGCAGCAAGGCAGTCTAAGAATTGCTCTATTTCAGCCTCGTGAAGGTTCCCAAGCATTCTCTACCACGGCACAACGCAATTCAATCTATCAACCCGATATTCTAGTCTTAATCATGTCTGGGAAACGCATGACCGCGAATCCAATTAAACCATCACGATACCGGCCGGGCAAAGCACAtctggaagaagatgattctTCTGATTCAGGAAGTGATGCAGAAGAGACACCTACGATCGCGCCGCCCCCAAAAGCTTCAACCGCCATTGGAATTTCTAGCAGTTCAATTAAAGGTGACATAAACGAGAGGAGGAAAGTCGCAGCAGCTAAAGAAAATGCGcgaattcaagaagaaaaggccTCGAAAGCTgcggaagaagaaggatttgtgacggaagaagaaagtgaagaagaggaagaaggcaGTGAGGAGGGAAGTGAAGAAGATagcgaagaggaagagagtaGTGAGGAAGAGGCGCCTAGAAAGGTTATGATGAGGCCGATATTCATCAAGAAGGACAAGAGGAACAATTTACCCGGGGCTTCTAAAAACGAGACTAAAACGGAAGAGGAATTGGCTGCGGCTGAGGAAGaacgaagaaaaaagatggCAGATGAAATTGTTGAGGAGCAAATCAGAAAAGATATAGCGGCGAGGGAAGCGGGGAAGAAGAACtgggatgatgaggaagaggaggatgaggtGGACGATACCGACGATATTGATCCAGAGGCGGAGCTTGCAGCATGGAAATTGAGAGAGCTCAAACGGATcaagagagatagagaggcaattgaagagagagaaaaggaattggaagaagtcgagaggagaagaaatttgacagaggaagagaggaagaaagaagatgacgaaTATATTGCGAAGcagaaggaggagagggaaggaagagggaaaatgGCGACAATGCAGAAGTACTACCATAAGGGCGCCTTCTATTCAGATGCATTAGCTGCAGAAGGTTTAGATAAAAGAGACATCATGGGTTCCAGATATGCGGATGATGTACAAAATCGAGAGTTGCTTCCAAAAGCATTGCAAATGAGGGACATGACGAAAttaggaaagaaaggagcGACAAAGTACAAAGATTTGAAGTCAGAAGATACGGGAAGATGGGGGAACTTTGATGATAGAGGTCCGAAgagaggtggaggagggatGGGTGGATCTACGGAGGATGAAAGATTCATGCCagatagagatagaggaGGTGCTAGCGGTGCTAATAATGTGCCTGTGGGCGATGAAAATCGTCGAAAGCGTCAAAGATATGATTAGGAAGTTAATAAGTTCGAAAACTTTCCTCGTGTTAATGTCTATAGACGGGGTTTCAATCTGACTTTGATGTTGGAAGCATTGGTCATTCTCAAATTATGCATCTAGTTCAGTTATTCTTGTCAATAACTCTTtatcatattcaaattcGAGATTGAAGTTCATAGTCAAGATTCATGATAGTATCTGTATATCTAGTAGTCGTATCCTCTCTTAGCAGTCTGGGAGAAATTCGCATTATCGAAGCTTCCTCGCCAACGAACAGGCGCTTGGTGCTTCCATTGAGACGGACCATTAGAATAATCATTCGAACATACTTGCGCAGTTATCTAATGAATTCCGTTCTCTTAACTTGAAATCTCTAATGTCAACGATAGATAGATCTCTTCATATAAGAAGTTTCGTTCATTGTTTTCTGTTTCTAGCGACGATTTGGTAGGCGTTTATTACTCCGCTTCTTTAATTGCAATACTTCGGCTGTATCTGCATCTCGAGTTCCAGGACACATGCATCTCTACCATTCGACATTTCTACTTTGTGCAAAATCCTTGGAATGCAACGCACAGAAGCTTAGACTCGATCGTGGAATACGTATTAAGCACTGTCTTTCGCATGGCCTCTTCATCGAGGGCTGAAAGGTTCTATTGGTGGGATTGTATGGTGTCTGCAAACATATACCAAGGAGATCTCACCGGACATATCTCCTAAGACGTATCTACCCAAAGTTTCCTTACATTTCATCTCTTGTTATTTTCCTACTTCCTTTCTACTTAATTACCAACTTTCCCTCTAATCCACAATCCTCACCCCGCAAAGGCTCAAATCTTTAAGATTCGCTTTCCCCACAATCTCCACCATTGGGGCCCCGAAGTTGGTGCGGTAACTATAAGTATGCATATATTAGCCTACGTATACCTAAAagtggaaaagaagaacctGCAAGGACTTGCATCGCCAAAACTTTGATGCGCATCAATAGGAAGTCTCCTTTGATGCCTATCAATGCCGTAAGCTTGCGAAATGCGGAGAGATGTTGTCGGCATTCGATCGCTTAGGAAATAGCTTCATTTTGGCATGCTTTCTGCAATTGCCACGCTTGGCTTCCGGTTGCAATTATTCGGGTCAATATCTGCCTATAGTTACCTGTGGGTCAAGGTACTATGTTAATCCGAGATGAGTGGAAAAACCCATACATGAAGTGAAGTCTTGGGAAATCGTATTTCCGAGGTATATATAGTGCTGGGAACTGCATGCTACATGgctttttccttctcattGCTATGAGGTTGCATTCAGGTTCAGTCTCAAGCTTCCAAAATGTTATATTCTAGTCTTTCTGTTTTACCGGTGCTTGCTGGCATTGCCAGTGCCATCAATATCACTGCATCTGCAAGTGGTGGAAATGCTTCTTCTCCATTAGCCTATGGTCTCATGTTTGAGGACATCAACCATTCTGGTGATGGTGGAATCTATGCTGAACTGATTCAAAACCGAGCATTTCAGGGAAACCTAGAATTTGCATCTACTTTGGAACCATGGACGGCAATTGGAAGTTCAGTCTTGACCTtacaaaatacatcaataCCATTGTCGTCAGCATTGCCCACATCAGTCAATGTTCGTGCATCATCCAATGGCACATATTCAAATAGCACAGGAACAATTGGACTCTCCAATCCTGGATGGTGGGGATTCAGTGTCCAACCTCAAAAATATACCGGAAGTTTTTGGGTTCTGGGCGCATACACTGGAAACTTTAAGGCAAGCTTGGTCGGTGCAGCTTCTGGAACCGTTTTTGCGAGTGTCGATATACCATCCAACTCCACCTCTGAAGAATGGACTGAATTCCCATTCACTCTCGAACCTACCACTGCAGCTCCAGATGTCAACAATAACTTCACCATCGAATTTGAAAGTGGACATTCcctcaacttcaatctcatcagTCTTTTCCCACCAACTTATAATGACAGACCAAATGGTCTTCGACCAGAGCTTGTGCAAGCCATGATCGATTTGAACCCAAGTTTCTTCAGAATTCCGGGAGGAAACAACATGTACGTATTGTTTACTGTCTTATTTCTTGTAAAAATTACTGATTATCAATGAAAATAGTGAGGGAGACAGTTACGGTTACCGTTGGGTATGGAATGAGACAATTGGCCCTCTCAAGGATCGTCCAGGAAGACCAGGTACGTATTGAGCAATCCGAATTCAGCTTACTCTCGAACATCTGGACTAATGTTTCAATAGGAACTTGGGGTTACCAAAAGTGAGCACAATAGCTTCTACTCTGAACATGTCTCAATACTAATTTGTGGCAATCTAGCACCGATGGACttggtttgattgaatatatgaACGTAAGCTTTCATTCCGCTCCAAAGCCAACAAATACTCAAGCTAATCTCTCAAAGTGGTGCACTGATCTCAATGTCGAGCCAGTCCTAGGAGTTTGGGCAGGTCTTTACCTACAAAACGACTCTCCAACACCAATAGTTGTAGCTGAAGCAGATCTTCAACCATATGTTGATGATGCTATGAACGAACTTGAGTTCCTCCTGGGTGATACCAGCACAACATACGGAGCTCTTCGTGCTTCCCTCGGCTATCCCGAGCCATGGAAGATCAACTTTGTAGAAGTAGGCAATGAAGATAACCTAAGTGGAGGCCACCCATCATACATCGCCTACCGTTGGCCAATGTTTTTTAACGCCATCCACGCTAAATATCCAGATATCCTAGTCGTCTCTTCCGCTCAAGATCTTCTCTCTGTTGGTCCTCCTCACACTTCAGCAACGGATTTCCATCAATATCTCAGACCCGATGATTTCGCTGTTCAATTCGACTTATTTGATAATGCAAATCGATCTTATCCCATTTTGTTAGGCGAGTATGCCGTCATCCAACCAAACGCAAACGGTGCACCTGTCGACTGGAACGCCGCCAAAATGGACTATGGAACCTGGATTGGTGCAGTGGGTGAAGCCATCTACCTTCTCGgcatggaaagaaatggagacATCGTCATCGGAGCCTCATACGCTCCTGGattccaaaatatcaattctttccAATGGACCGTAAGTCATTCCTGATCCCCAACTACCATTCACATGAAGAACAACCCGGACTAACAATCTCCCCCTCCAAAGCCCGATCTCATAACCTTTAGCGCCGACCCCGCCGAAACAGTCCTCAGCTGTTCCTGGCACCAACTTCAACTCCTCTCCAACAACCGCTACAACGCCACCGTTCCCTTCACCGTCTCTAATTCCGATAATAGCAGCTCGCCCTTCGGCCCCGCCTTCTACGTCATCGGTATCAATGAGCCCGGGGAATACGTCTTCAAAGCCGCTGTTTACAATACTACCACTCCAATTCCCTTTtcgattgattttgaaggtGTGGAAGCGGGAGCGACTGGTACGCTTACGGTGTTGAATGCCCCGGATGG is from Botrytis cinerea B05.10 chromosome 8, complete sequence and encodes:
- the Bcubp1 gene encoding Bcubp1, whose translation is MNPQARKTYDLFDRDQFTADDYHQDYTEGLHQKERIGIGTILSISAIVIALVYQGLINLDYDLLPPSQLAWNALVYITPSSLLDFADHCSNPLPIRNPDTMTYPRTHAQKSEMMRRLFGLDTPGGIIDSVASAGRRRLSTLPLIGSLGVAGDDETPAGLGNWDNSCYQNSILQGLASLDSLPDFLESFQNDGALRQEGSKSEEIKMANALKELIATLKDKSNNGRRIWTPAALKNMSSWQQQDAQEYFSGLLGAIDKEYGTATKSGGVSGLEQLNNLQNSSQEPSHTQALSPNPLTGLTATRVVCTKCGYSEGLKTTPSLCQPLIVGEGWEYDLSQLLHEGTKLEFVNGVYCERCTLQKSQHLLSTLMERLEAEPEDNRIRINASERLRAVTEALENDDFAEKTLKDKCKIPTENWVTVTKSKQDIIARPPKSLAIHLNRSTYGLDGELSKKTAAIRFPKHLDLGPYCLGSAGRNNEEHDSEEWLLAPYDSMVAGTQKNSRIQGPVYELRAVVTHSGRHDNGHYVCYRKHPVSENKTDENGNKQDQWWRLSDEHVMKVSEDNVLAQGGVFMLFYDQIEPAVHLSPIDPVADISMQDAGIEKSACGSQPGITPLISHKAISNSDMITPSPEIDDTGIVISRSSSASNLSDAEMQFKNNESHDDRETTASEGSDGDEDTKQKKETRYTPTKAILIPQPYMRTSKSKSGRDSSEGTRENNMGGLVMV